A section of the Aricia agestis chromosome 4, ilAriAges1.1, whole genome shotgun sequence genome encodes:
- the LOC121726163 gene encoding BTB/POZ domain-containing protein KCTD3: protein MSNFQEIVNLNVGGTKFATSWHTLTWVPDTFFTALLSGRIPTVRDETGAIFIDRDPNLFSLILNYLRTRDIDLNDVNLRALRHECDYFGITPLSRRLALCDEINHSSCGDVLFYGYLPPPLNVPIPGSNNGRNSATVSRKNSTASNAEGTVNRTHSRNSSLDLRTVGRIPSQDQLSRCGRGHSRAASLGNAEILKGLRSAEGNTWNENMKVQIIKAHHNWIAVAYSHFVIGYRLTDSCGWYVVFQSPVQDSPIERIALNAKSGSSATSSGNNNAGTDVMLGISSGPLVRLWAFSTHAEPVRRTLIGTFNLGVRVEHLLFVGPQLVALSGGGGGRSKAGVWHTSTQHWQTQDVPQLSAHDTAGSFLLLGTAAGTINYIDMQKFPLRMKDNDLLVTQLYKDPNQEPITAISVYLTPKTNLCGNWIEIAYGTRYGSVRVIVQHPETVGHGPQLFQTFTVHQSPVTKVSLSENYLISVCSEYNHVRSWRVTRFRGMISTQPGTTPKAAFTVLALEAPTAQAHNDAGPYGEQDEEQIFIQKVVPDTDTLYVRLASNGKRVCTIRSVDGSGVSCFVVAECEGALRPRRLLVCGHRSGAAQLWDLTAHIDRAARPPPAPPTDAPAPRAAPPGEGEESPVGDGGPSADELVRLLAACDLDAAPAAPTARPDPAPAAPAAPPLAPAPPTPRAPDRPA, encoded by the exons ATGTCTAACTTTCAAGAAATAGTTAATTTGAACGTCGGTGGCACCAA atttgctACATCATGGCACACGTTAACATGGGTACCAGATACGTTTTTTACCGCCCTCCTCAGCGGGCGAATTCCCACGGTGCGGGATGAAACAGGTGCTATATTCATTGACAGAGACCCCAACTTGTTCTCGCTAATATTAAACTACCTTAGAACTAGAGACATTGATTTGAATGATGTAAATTTAAGAGCCCTAAGACACGAGTGTGACTACTTCGGTATCACACCTTTGAGTAGAAGATTAGCATTATGTGACGAAATAAATCACTCATCCTGTGGGGATGTACTATTTTATGGATATCTTCCACCACCTT TAAATGTTCCTATACCTGGCAGCAACAATGGCAGAAACTCTGCGACAGTGTCAAGGAAGAATTCAACAGCATCAAATGCAGAGGGAACAGTAAATAGAACACACTCTAGAAACTCATCTTTAGACTTGCGTACTGTTGGAAGAATTCCTTCTCAAGATCAGCTGAG TCGCTGTGGAAGAGGACATTCAAGGGCAGCTTCACTTGGGAATGCTGAGATCTTGAAGGGTCTGAGATCTGCAGAAG gGAACACATGGAATGAAAACATGAAAGTTCAAATAATAAAGGCCCACCACAACTGGATAGCTGTTGCTTATTCTCATTTTGTTATTGGCTACAG ATTGACAGATTCTTGTGGTTGGTATGTGGTGTTTCAATCTCCAGTGCAAGATTCTCCTATTGAGCGGATAGCGCTTAACGCTAAGTCTGGCAGTAGCGCTACCTCAAGTGGCAACAATAATGCGGGTACTGATGTGATGCTCGGCATCTCCAGTGGGCCGTTAGTGAGGCTGTGGGCTTTCTCCACTCATGCTGAGCCTGTTAGACGAACACTGATAG gcaCATTCAACCTCGGCGTGCGAGTGGAGCACCTGCTGTTCGTGGGGCCGCAGCTGGTGGCGCTCAGCGGTGGCGGAGGGGGCCGCAGCAAGGCCGGCGTGTGGCACACCAGCACACAGCACTGGCAGACGCAGGACGTGCCGCAGCTGTCCGCGCACGACACCGCCGGCAGCTTCCTGCTGCTCGGCACCGCCGCCGGCACCATTAATTATATTG ATATGCAAAAGTTTCCTCTACGTATGAAAGACAATGATCTCCTCGTGACGCAGCTATACAAGGATCCAAACCAAGAGCCCATTACAGCTATATCAGTGTACCTTACTCCCAAAACAA ATCTGTGCGGTAACTGGATAGAGATAGCGTACGGCACGCGGTACGGGTCGGTGCGCGTGATCGTGCAGCACCCGGAGACCGTCGGCCACGGCCCGCAGCTGTTCCAGACGTTTACTGTGCACCAGAGCCCGGTTACCAAG GTATCCCTGTCGGAGAACTACCTGATATCGGTGTGCAGCGAGTACAACCACGTGCGGTCGTGGCGCGTGACGCGGTTCCGGGGGATGATCTCCACGCAGCCGGGGACCACGCCCAAGGCGGCGTTCACCGTGCTCGCGCTAGAGGCGCCGACCGCGCAGGCACATAATGACGCTG GACCGTATGGTGAACAGGACGAGGAACAGATATTTATACAAAAGGTCGTCCCCGACACTGATACTCTGTACGTGCGACTCGCTTCCAACGGGAAAAG GGTATGCACGATCCGGTCCGTTGACGGTTCCGGTGTATCGTGCTTCGTGGTGGCGGAGTGCGAGGGGGCGCTGCGGCCGCGGCGGCTGCTGGTGTGCGGGCACCGGTCCGGCGCGGCGCAGCTGTGGGACCTAACCGCGCACATCGACCGCGCCGCGCGCCCGCCCCCCGCCCCGCCCACCGACGCGCCCGCACCGCGCGCCGCTCCCCCTG GCGAGGGTGAAGAATCACCAGTGGGCGACGGCGGACCGAGCGCGGACGAGCTGGTGCGTCTGCTAGCGGCGTGCGACCTGgacgccgcgccggccgccccGACCGCGCGCCCCGaccccgcccccgccgcgcccGCAGCCCCGCCCCTCGCGCCCGCCCCGCCCACTCCCCGCGCGCCCGACCGCCCCGCATGA